From Apium graveolens cultivar Ventura chromosome 9, ASM990537v1, whole genome shotgun sequence, the proteins below share one genomic window:
- the LOC141687116 gene encoding uncharacterized protein LOC141687116, with protein sequence MGEVKHFFHEHELKLNDAEAVSKDVECAVCRQPVNKLIDAFYSCNTSLIDGSSSSVCVGFFMHKSCSELPLTFTHPMFPQHPLSLLEFRRKKNQFYVCSACHCGSQGFFYGIHNMDFFVCLKCVKSELRSLEGRTRRHPGHNHALTLVQKPALFLCDACNTTATDLAYICTQCCFYIHKSCANLPITYQSKFHKEHTLILDYSLPQEYRKFYWLCGICGKFINHSYWVYYCANCRFFAHVKCASSTEMLRVSDDDEADSGESNLMHFPAPDEISLHKMMQQCIMTKATDALRHKSATTAKPLSYMKHWAHKHQLALRNRNAKTLTPDLNQKLEESELLTCDGCTKPILVNDIFYECNSCNFFLHRSCAQFPEKMKHHLAGYMDVILLSQEVNELAFLACQGCLVLGNGIFLLNETACFDIRCASLPRKIKHEGHRHPLNQLKYPADNFCQACWLYHHKTEKQEDIMYGCEKCGYYIHILCALRPHLVKHRWDPHPLYLILFVQNVADHPHDFDCEFCSKLINPNSWFYHCNVCDLSFHTACIDPYYGLSNMKFGATNIHGNSHTHQHGLTVVLNKKMRKCKICGKDAFNTLVLECSPCKYLVHGDCFFEE encoded by the exons ATGGGAGAAGTGAAACATTTTTTTCATGAGCATGAGCTGAAACTAAATGACGCTGAGGCTGTTAGCAAGGATGTAGAATGTGCTGTGTGCAGACAGCCAGTAAACAAACTTATAGACGCCTTTTATAGCTGCAACACTTCCCTCATTGATGGTAGTTCATCGAGTGTTTGTGTTGGTTTTTTTATGCATAAAAGTTGTTCTGAGTTACCTTTAACATTTACACACCCTATGTTCCCCCAACACCCTCTAAGTCTCCTTGAGTTTCGTCgtaaaaaaaatcagttttatgTATGTTCTGCTTGTCATTGCGGGTCCCAGGGTTTTTTTTATGGTATTCACAATATGGATTTCTTTGTATGTCTGAAATGCGTAAAATCTGAACTTAGATCTCTAGAGGGACGTACCCGTCGTCATCCAGGTCACAATCACGCATTAACCCTAGTCCAAAAACCAGCTTTGTTCCTTTGTGATGCTTGTAACACTACAGCTACAGACCTGGCCTATATTTGTACCCAATGTTGTTTTTATATACACAAGAGTTGTGCCAATTTACCCATCACCTACCAAAGTAAATTTCACAAAGAACACACCCTCATCTTGGACTACTCTCTTCCCCAAGAATATCGCAAATTTTACTGGTTGTGTGGCATATGTGGTAAATTTATAAATCACAGCTACTGGGTTTATTATTGCGCAAATTGCAGATTTTTTGCTCACGTGAAATGTGCTTCATCAACTGAGATGTTGAG AGTAAGTGACGATGATGAAGCAGATAGCGGAGAGTCCAATTTGATGCACTTCCCAGCGCCTGATGAAATATCACTACATAAAATGATGCAGCAGTGTATCATGACCAAGGCAACAGATGCTCTTCGGCATAAATCTGCCACTACTGCGAAACCTTTATCTTATATGAAACATTGGGCCCATAAACACCAGCTGGCACTCAGAAACAGGAACGCAAAAACTTTGACTCCTGACTTGAATCAGAAATTAGAAGAGTCCGAATTGCTAACTTGCGATGGGTGCACTAAACCGATCTTGGTTAATGATATATTCTATGAATGCAACTCATGCAATTTTTTTCTCCATAGATCATGCGCCCAATTTCCGGAAAAGATGAAGCATCATCTAGCAGGCTATATGGATGTAATTTTACTATCACAAGAGGTCAATGAACTAGCTTTTCTAGCATGCCAAGGTTGCCTCGTTCTTGGTAATGGGATTTTCTTGTTGAATGAGACGGCCTGTTTTGACATCCGGTGTGCTTCATTACCCAGAAAAATCAAACATGAAGGTCATCGTCACCCTCTTAACCAACTAAAGTATCCAGCTGATAATTTTTGCCAAGCATGTTGGCTTTATCATCATAAAACAGAGAAACAAGAAGATATCATGTATGGATGTGAAAAATGTGGATACTACATACATATACTGTGTGCGTTGAGGCCACACCTGGTGAAACATAGATGGGATCCGCATCCTCTCTACTTGATACTTTTTGTCCAGAATGTAGCTGATCACCCTCACGATTTTGATTGTGAATTTTGCTCCAAACTGATTAACCCAAACAGTTGGTTCTATCATTGCAACGTGTGTGATCTATCGTTTCATACTGCGTGTATTGATCCATATTATGGATTATCCAATATGAAGTTTGGTGCTACAAACATTCATGGCAACTCCCATACTCACCAACACGGCCTCACAGTGGTTTTAAATAAAAAGATGCGCAAGTGCAAGATATGTGGGAAAGATGCATTTAATACGCTGGTTCTTGAATGTTCACCGTGCAAATATCTAGTGCATGGGGACTGTTTCTTTGAAGAATGA
- the LOC141684434 gene encoding abscisic acid 8'-hydroxylase CYP707A2-like, with translation MEFIFTTIFCIFFPIILSIIPLRTLFKFFVSGVRKLPLPPGTMGWPYIGETFQLYSQNPNVFFASKVKKFGSIFKTHILGCPCVMISSPAAAKLVLVTKSHLFKPTFPASKERMLGKQAIFFHDGPYHAKLRKLVLRAFMPESVKNVVPDIESLAIESLKSWEGGLINTFQEMKTYTFNVALLSIFGKDGIHYREDLKKCYYNLEKGYNSMPVNLPGTLFHKAMKARQELAKIIAKIISFRREMKHNYTDLLGSFMGDKEDLTDEQIADNMIGVIFAARDTTASALTWIVKYLAENPSVLQTVTEEQEAIMRTKEESGEERDLSWADTKKMPFTSRVIQETLRVSSILSFTFREAVEDVEFEGYSIPKGWKVLPLFRHIHHSPDNYSEPEKFDPSRFEVSPKPNTFMPFGNGTHSCPGNELAKMEILVIVHHMTTKYRWCMMGPQTGIQYAPFALPQNGLPIRLSHK, from the exons ATGGAGTTCATTTTCACCACCATCTTTTGcattttcttccctatcattcTCTCTATAATTCCTCTCAGAACCCTATTTAAATTCTTCGTTTCCGGTGTCCGGAAGTTGCCTCTCCCTCCGGGCACCATGGGATGGCCTTACATCGGTGAAACCTTCCAACTTTACTCGCAAAACCCAAATGTCTTCTTTGCCTCCAAAGTCAAGAA GTTTGGTTCAATATTCAAGACACACATATTAGGATGTCCTTGTGTTATGATTTCAAGCCCTGCAGCTGCAAAGCTTGTGCTTGTAACAAAATCTCATCTATTTAAACCAACATTTCCAGCTAGTAAAGAAAGGATGTTAGGGAAACAAGCCATTTTCTTTCATGATGGACCTTACCATGCCAAGTTGAGGAAGCTGGTTCTTCGCGCTTTCATGCCTGAATCTGTCAAGAATGTTGTCCCTGATATCGAATCATTAGCTATTGAATCTCTTAAATCCTGGGAAGGTGGCCTAATCAACACTTTCCAAGAAATGAAAACA TACACATTTAATGTGGCATTACTTTCTATTTTCGGAAAAGATGGGATTCACTACAGAGAGGACCTGAAGAAGTGTTACTACAATCTTGAAAAGGGTTACAATTCCATGCCTGTCAATCTTCCGGGAACACTCTTCCACAAAGCAATGAAAGCGCGACAAGAACTGGCAAAAATCATCGCGAAAATAATCTCGTTTAGAAGAGAAATGAAGCACAACTACACTGATTTATTAGGATCTTTCATGGGTGACAAAGAAGATCTTACTGATGAACAAATAGCAGATAACATGATCGGTGTTATATTTGCTGCCCGCGACACAACTGCTAGTGCCTTGACTTGGATTGTCAAGTACTTGGCTGAAAATCCAAGTGTTCTTCAAACTGTCACA GAAGAACAAGAGGCAATAATGAGGACAAAAGAAGAATCTGGTGAAGAAAGGGATCTTTCTTGGGCAGATACTAAAAAAATGCCTTTTACTTCTAGGGTTATCCAAGAGACACTCAGAGTTTCATCAATACTATCTTTTACATTCAGAGAAGCTGTTGAAGATGTTGAGTTTGAAG GATATTCAATACCAAAGGGTTGGAAAGTATTGCCACTGTTTAGACATATTCACCACAGCCCTGATAATTATTCAGAGCCTGAGAAATTTGATCCTTCAAGATTTGAG GTTTCCCCAAAGCCCAACACATTTATGCCATTTGGCAATGGGACCCACTCTTGTCCAGGAAATGAATTAGCCAAGATGGAGATTTTGGTAATTGTACATCACATGACCACAAAATATAG GTGGTGTATGATGGGCCCACAAACAGGAATTCAATATGCTCCATTTGCTCTTCCCCAGAATGGCTTGCCCATCAGACTCTCCCACAAGTAG
- the LOC141686511 gene encoding protein FAR1-RELATED SEQUENCE 5-like: protein MADKLFAHDDLIDVEDENDENEVENEVENEVENDSDNVEGEDEDEDDNVEDANLAYALRNGFAIKIQASHRNKDNEIYGRLYVCRLYGKSVVAESSQNKRRREVFPKSECKVRMYVNYQKKKRHWEVTSLELVHNHGLVSPSKMNLVQRERHVNTATRSLIKTLYGSGVRNCQVMNVICNIHGGNDKVGFNVQHVRNVLRDERKKRFEISDAQAGLDLLHRLNEESGFKYFIRTEVDEENRLKCLVWIDPRCIMAYQNFGDVMAFDTTYRTNRYAMPFVPFTGVNHHYQSVIFGFALMRDEHASTFEWILRTWLEGVGNNPPLTIITDQDQAMASAIAVVLPNTTHLLCSWHISQKFPEKLAHYYSAFPEFKTDFNNCIYKSLTECVFEARWASFVEKYHLQDHKWLNGLYELKHKWIPAYTRNKFSAFQNSTSRSEGMNFFFDKYVSSATGLKEFIENAQKALTRQFMREKEEDYVTINLKRLMKLHTTLEYHASCIYTKEMFRRFQDKLVESSKYFVEKDRRASEEREGMGDVYTMLEHPGLPCRHLLAVFTKKRVSEIPPYYINRRWTMHANRVDGVLPYNLDVGQSHEMISTRGDQMCGIASKKRYDYAVGVMNREIPILERMSVDGIKSYESNSQAPNASAHEETIIDPIMSQTKGRKKDDHFKSPIESIGKKEKPPRRCTYCQMEGHDKRKCASRLEDLKNVQESQYN from the exons ATGGCGGATAAATTATTTGCTC atgaCGATTTGATTGATGTTGAAGATGAAAATGATGAAAATGAGGTTGAAAATGAGGTTGAAAACGAGGTTGAAAATGATAGTGATAATGTTGAGGGtgaggatgaagatgaagatgataatgtagAGGATGCAAATTT GGCTTATGCTTTACGAAATGGATTTGCTATTAAAATTCAAGCTAGCCATCGTAATAAAGACAACGAGATATATGGTCGTTTATATGTTTGTAGGCTTTATGGAAAAAGTGTCGTCGCCGAGAGTAGTCAAAATAAACGGCGTAGAGAGGTTTTTCCTAAAAGCGAGTGCAAGGTGAGGATGTAtgtcaattatcaaaagaaaaaacgTCACTGGGAGGTAACTAGCCTTGAATTGGTACACAACCACGGTCTTGTTTCCCCTAGTAAGATGAATTTGGTACAACGAGAAAGACATGTCAACACCGCGACCCGTAGTTTGATTAAAACGCTTTATGGTTCGGGGGTTCGTAATTGTCAAGTGATGAATGTGATTTGTAACATTCATGGAGGTAATGACAAAGTTGGTTTCAATGTTCAACATGTTAGGAATGTGTTAAGAGACGAGAGGAAGAAAAGGTTTGAGATTAGTGACGCCCAAGCGGGGTTGGACTTGTTGCATAGGTTGAATGAAGAAAGTggttttaaatattttattaggacCGAAGTCGATGAAGAGAATCGCTTGAAGTGTCTAGTATGGATTGATCCGAGATGTATAATGGCTTACCAAAATTTTGGCGATGTTATGGCTTTTGATACCACTTATCGGACAAATAGGTATGCAATGCCATTTGTCCCATTTACCGGAGTCAATCATCATTATCAATCGGTAATTTTCGGGTTTGCATTGATGCGGGATGAACACGCGTCGACTTTTGAGTGGATTCTTCGTACTTGGCTTGAAGGTGTGGGGAATAATCCTCCATTGACTATAATCACGGATCAAGATCAAGCCATGGCAAGCGCTATTGCGGTTGTACTCCCGAATACTACCCATTTATTGTGTTCTTGGCACATTAGTCAAAAATTCCCCGAGAAATTAGCTCATTATTATTCGGCTTTTCCGGAATTCAAGACGGACTTCAACAATTGCATTTATAAATCTCTCACCGAATGTGTTTTTGAAGCTAGATGGGCGTCGTTTGTGGAAAAGTATCACTTGCAAGATCATAAATGGTTAAATGGGCTATATGAGTTGAAGCACAAGTGGATTCCTGCATATACTAGAAACAAATTTTCGGCGTTTCAAAATAGTACATCGAGGAGTGAGGGGATGAATTTTTTCTTTGATAAGTATGTGAGTTCGGCAACGGGTTTGAAGGAATTCATTGAAAATGCCCAAAAAGCATTGACAAGGCAATTCATGAGGGAGAAGGAAGAAGATTATGTCACCATTAATCTAAAACGTCTCATGAAATTACATACCACATTGGAGTATCATGCTTCTTGTATCTACACTAAGGAAATGTTTAGAAGATTTCAAGATAAATTGGTTGAGTCTTCAAAATACTTTGTTGAAAAAGACCGACGAGCTAGTGAAGAAAGGGAGGGAATGGGGGATGTTTATAC AATGCTTGAACATCCGGGGCTACCTTGTAGACACCTATTGGCGGTCTTCACTAAGAAACGGGTTTCGGAAATTCCCCCGTATTATATAAACCGGAGGTGGACAATGCAtgccaatagagttgatggtgtgtTGCCTTACAATTTGGATGTTGGACAAAGTCATGAGATGATCTCAACTAGAGGTGACCAaatgtgcgg CATTGCATCCAAGAAACGGTATGATTATGCCGTTGGAGTGATGAATCGAGAAATACCAATTCTCGAAAGAATGAGCGTTGATGGAATTAAATCTTACGAAAGCAATTCGCAAGCTCCAAATGCAAGTGCTCATGAAGAAACAATTATTGACCCTATTATGTCCCAAACTAAAGGGAGGAAGAAGGACGATCATTTCAAAAGTCCAATAGAATCGATTGGTAAAAAGGAGAAGCCGCCAAGAAGGTGCACTTATTGTCAAATGGAaggccatgataaaagaaagtgTGCTAGTAGACTAGAAGATCTTAAAAATGTTCAAGAATCGCAATATAATTAG